A window of Halobacillus naozhouensis genomic DNA:
AACACTGGATCCTGAAGTCCGGTATTCAATTGAAGAACGAATGGAGCAGCTCATTCGTGGGATTTGCCAGGCCTTTGGGGTAGAATACCGTCTGAATTATAAATACTTTTATCCCCCGTTAGTAAATGATCAATCCCTTCTGCCTTCAATAGAAAAATCTGTGGAACGTGTACTAGGTAAAGAGAGCTTTTCTGTTGTTAAACCCTCAATGGGCGGCGAAGATTTCTCTTTTTATGCTGAAAAAGTTCCGGCCATCTTTTTCAGGATCGGGGTACGGAGTCAAGATAAAAGAGCTACCTATCCTTTACACCATCCTCTTTTTGATTTAGATGAAGAAGCTTTACCTAATGGCTCAGCTATTCTTGCAGATTGGGCCCTATCAATGACAGTCGAAACTCAAGATTACATTAATAATTTGTAAATATGAATCGATAACGAATAATAAAAGGGAGTATTCCAGAGGAAAACTCAGGAACACTCCTTTTTTGTATTAACCCTATTAACCTTCTTTACTGTAACGAAGAACAGGCTTTCTAGCTGCTGTCGTCTCATCCATACGACTCACAATCGTGGTGTGAGGAGCGTTTTGAACCAGTTCGGGATCTTCTTTCGCCTCATTTGAGATTTGAATCATCGCATCAACAAACTCATCGAGGGTTTCTTTAGACTCCGTTTCTGTTGGCTCAACCATAAACGCCTCATCCACATTTATTGGAAAATAAATAGTTGGCGGATGATATCCAAAGTCAAGCAGACGTTTTGCCATATCAAGCGTACGTACTCCAAGTTTCTTTTGCCGTTTGCCGGATATTACGAACTCATGCTTACAATGCTGATCATACGGTAAGTCAAACTCCGATTGAAGTCTTCTCATCATATAGTTCGCATTTAGTACGGCATATTCACTCACTTTTCTTAAACCTTCTGCCCCCATCGTACGAATATACGTATAGGCACGAACGTTAATACCGAAGTTTCCGTAGTAAGGCTTAACGCGTCCAACCGATTGCGGGCGGTCTCCGTCAAACACAAACATATCATCCTGCTTTGTTAAAATCGGCTTAGGCAGGAAAGGTTCGAACTCTGCGGTCACACCGACCGGGCCTGATCCTGGTCCTCCCCCTCCATGTGGTCCTGTAAATGTTTTATGAAGATTAAGGTGAACGACATCAAATCCCATATCTCCAGGCCGGGCATAACTCATAATCGCATTTAAATTCGCTCCATCATAGTAAAGCTTGCCGCCAGCATCATGGATAATTGCAGCCATTTCTTCAATATCTTCTTCGAACAAGCCGAGTGTGTTCGGGTTTGTAAGCATAAGGGCTGCTGTCTTTTCATCGACTACCCGCTTTAAATCCTCTAAGTCTACAAGCCCTCGTTCGTTCGTCTTAACGGTAACTGCCTCGAAACCCGCCACCGTAGCTGAGGCAGGATTCGTCCCATGAGCTGAATCTGGTACAATTACTTTCGTTCGTTGGAAATCACCGTTCCCCTCATGGAAAGCACGGATCATCATTAAGCCGGTCCATTCTCCATGCGCTCCAGCAGCAGGCTGCAATGTAACCGTATCCATACCAGTAATTTCAGCTAATGTTGTTTGCAGATCGTACATTAAGCCTAGAGCTCCTTGGACCGTCTCAGGAGCCTGATAAGGATGGATATGACTAAAGCCGGCAAGCCTGGCCACATCCTCGTTCATCTTCGGATTGTATTTCATGGTACAGGACCCTAACGGATAAAATCCAGAATCAACCCCGTGATTTCGCTTAGACAATGCCGTATAGTGACGCATGATTTGCAGTTCACTCACTTCAGGAAGATCCGGTTCATTTTTTCTAATATACGCTTCTCCCAACTGTTCTTCTACGTTTGTCTCTGGCACATCTAATTCTGGCAAGCTAAAGCCTGTACGGCTCTCTTGACTCAATTCAAATATTAATGGAAAGTCTTGATTAGCCATGAATATCCCCCAATTCTTTTACAAAGAGATCAATTTCTTCTTTTGTGCGGATTTCCGTAATTGCAATAAGCATGTGTCCTGCTAAATCATCGTAGTCATTTCCCAAATCGTACCCGCCGATCATTCCTTTTTCCAGGAGCTGCTGATTAACCTTGGTAATATCTCTGTCAACATTAACCACAAGCTCGTTAAAAAATGCACCTTGATAAGGAATAGTAAATCCTGCAGATTCCAGTTGTTGTTTCATATAAGAAGCTTTCTGCATATTCATCCAAGCCATGCGCCTCAAACCCTGTTTTCCTAAAGACGACATTGCTACTGAAGAAGCCAGCGCATTTAAAGCCTGGTTTGAGCAGATATTGGACGTTGCCTTATCTCGACGAATGTGTTGTTCACGAGCTTGTAATGTAAGTACAAAACCTCGTCTGCCTTCTTCATCTTTCGTTTGTCCAACTAGGCGACCGGGTACTTTGCGCATAAGTTTCTTCGTTGTGGCAAAATAACCACAATGTGGTCCACCGTATTGTGCCGGAATGCCAAATACTTGCGCATCACCTACTACGATATCTGCCCCGAATTCTCCTGGCGGGGTGAGATACCCAAGAGCAAGCGGGTTGCTGGAAGCAATCAGCATCGTTTTCTTCTGATTATCTACAAGTGAGCGCACTTGATCCAGTGGCTCTATTTGACCAAAGAAGTTAGGATACTGTAAGACAACACTAGCTGTGTCCTCATCCAACTCCCTCTCAATTTGGTTAAGATCCGTAACGCCATCTTTATGGTCTATCTCAACGATTTCCACTCCTGGTCCTTTAACGTAAGAGTGAATGACCTCCATAGATTCCGGATGGATAGCTTTTGAGACTAGAACTTTTTTCTTTTTCGTTTGCCCGGCAGAAACATTAACTGCTTCAGCGAGCGCAGTACCCCCGT
This region includes:
- the gcvPB gene encoding aminomethyl-transferring glycine dehydrogenase subunit GcvPB, coding for MANQDFPLIFELSQESRTGFSLPELDVPETNVEEQLGEAYIRKNEPDLPEVSELQIMRHYTALSKRNHGVDSGFYPLGSCTMKYNPKMNEDVARLAGFSHIHPYQAPETVQGALGLMYDLQTTLAEITGMDTVTLQPAAGAHGEWTGLMMIRAFHEGNGDFQRTKVIVPDSAHGTNPASATVAGFEAVTVKTNERGLVDLEDLKRVVDEKTAALMLTNPNTLGLFEEDIEEMAAIIHDAGGKLYYDGANLNAIMSYARPGDMGFDVVHLNLHKTFTGPHGGGGPGSGPVGVTAEFEPFLPKPILTKQDDMFVFDGDRPQSVGRVKPYYGNFGINVRAYTYIRTMGAEGLRKVSEYAVLNANYMMRRLQSEFDLPYDQHCKHEFVISGKRQKKLGVRTLDMAKRLLDFGYHPPTIYFPINVDEAFMVEPTETESKETLDEFVDAMIQISNEAKEDPELVQNAPHTTIVSRMDETTAARKPVLRYSKEG
- the gcvPA gene encoding aminomethyl-transferring glycine dehydrogenase subunit GcvPA, with amino-acid sequence MEFRYLPMTERDKQQMMETIGITSTDELFADIPENIRYKGELNIKEPKNEFALMKELTQLAEQNVNVKSHTSFLGAGVYDHYIPSIVDHVISRSEFYTAYTPYQPEISQGELQAIFEFQTMICELTGMDVANSSMYDGGTALAEAVNVSAGQTKKKKVLVSKAIHPESMEVIHSYVKGPGVEIVEIDHKDGVTDLNQIERELDEDTASVVLQYPNFFGQIEPLDQVRSLVDNQKKTMLIASSNPLALGYLTPPGEFGADIVVGDAQVFGIPAQYGGPHCGYFATTKKLMRKVPGRLVGQTKDEEGRRGFVLTLQAREQHIRRDKATSNICSNQALNALASSVAMSSLGKQGLRRMAWMNMQKASYMKQQLESAGFTIPYQGAFFNELVVNVDRDITKVNQQLLEKGMIGGYDLGNDYDDLAGHMLIAITEIRTKEEIDLFVKELGDIHG